A genomic region of Miscanthus floridulus cultivar M001 chromosome 3, ASM1932011v1, whole genome shotgun sequence contains the following coding sequences:
- the LOC136547619 gene encoding uncharacterized protein, whose amino-acid sequence MEAFQAWAVHAGRLSLGQKANLFTGGLPKHIRIDVELHDPQDLQRAMHLARAYERQNTPMQLALPPPPRRRATGVAPTTPAATGTISAASSSSSATSQRPFKRLTPEEMVERRRQGLFYNCDKPYVRGHKCARLFYLEVADYIMEEPDDDAEDNKAAPPAANPPPFDPDAPMISLSAITGIHDSGTMQLRVWISAHEFTALLDSGSTHNFIRASAAHRAGLRLFDSRGAHVIVANGERMACQGLGHNILLQISRESFRLDMFSIPVQGCDVVLGIAWLRTLGPILCDFTTHTMAFNLHGHRIVWVGVEASGSLPAPTADPLLSSTLFTDTGSEQDLLERLLDKYSDVFAAPAGLPPARDCDHRIHLKPAAEPMAVRPYRYPQIQKDELEA is encoded by the coding sequence ATGGAGGCGTTCCAGGCATGGGCAGTGCATGCAGGCAGGCTGTCGCTAGGCCAAAAGGCCAACCTGTTCACCGGAGGGCTGCCCAAGCACATCCGCATCGATGTGGAACTCCACGATCCGCAGGACCTCCAGCGGGCGATGCACCTGGCACGTGCGTACGAGCGCCAAAACACGCCGATGCAGCTCGCGCTGCCACCTCCGCCACGCCGCCGCGCCACTGGAGTGGCCCCCACGACTCCTGCAGCCACAGGAACGATCTCTGCAGCCTCATCCTCTTCATCGGCAACGTCGCAGCGCCCCTTCAAGAGGCTCACACCGGAGGAGATGGTGGAGCGTCGTAGGCAAGGGCTCTTCTACAATTGCGACAAGCCTTATGTGCGGGGCCACAAGTGCGCCCGGCTTTTCTACCTCGAGGTCGCCGATTACATCATGGAGGAGCCGGACGACGACGCTGAGGACAACAAGGCAGCGCCACCTGCTGCAAATCCGCCCCCTTTTGACCCTGATGCCCCTATGATTTCCCTGTCTGCCATCACAGGTATCCACGACTCGGGCACCATGCAGTTGCGCGTCTGGATCAGTGCGCATGAGTTCACGGCGCTGTTGGACTCTGGGTCTACGCACAACTTCATCAGGGCGAGTGCTGCGCACCGTGCGGGCCTACGCCTCTTCGATAGCCGGGGCGCTCACGTCATAGTGGCCAACGGTGAACGCATGGCGTGCCAAGGCCTAGGCCACAATATCCTTCTTCAGATCAGTAGGGAATCTTTCCGCCTTGACATGTTCTCCATCCCCGTGCAGGGCTGCGACGTCGTCCTGGGGATCGCTTGGCTGCGCACCCTAGGACCTATCTTGTGCGACTTCACGACGCATACCATGGCCTTCAACCTCCATGGCCATCGCATTGTCTGGGTGGGAGTGGAGGCATCGGGCTCGCTGCCAGCACCAACAGCCGACCCTCTGTTGTCCAGCACCCTCTTCACCGACACAGGATCTGAGCAGGACCTCTTGGAGCGCCTCCTAGATAAATACAGCGACGTTTTCGCCGCTCCAGCAGGTCTACCCCCGGCTCGTGACTGCGATCACCGCATTCATCTCAAGCCAGCAGCCGAGCCGATGGCTGTTCGTCCCTACAGATACCCTCAAATTCAAAAGGACGAGCTTGAGGCGTAG